In a genomic window of Nodosilinea sp. E11:
- the argS gene encoding arginine--tRNA ligase, giving the protein MKSTLAQLTARFDQALVAAFGEELAGTDPMLVPTSNPKFGDYQANLAMSLAKPLKGNPRAIAAQIVEKLDLSDFCEPPEIAGPGFINLRFKTAYLEDQLRAIQADPRLGVALAEQPQRVIVDFSSPNIAKEMHVGHLRSTIIGDSIARVQEFMGHNVLRLNHVGDWGTQFGMLITHLTEACPEALETGSRVDIGDLVAFYKQAKQRFDVDDNFKARSREAVVDLQSGKDIATKAWKALCEQSRQAFQKLYDRLDITIQERGESFYNPLLANVVNDLESQGLLVEDQGAKVVFVDGFTNKDGDPLPLIIQKTDGGYNYATTDLAAIRYRTQQDRAERVLYVVDAGQGNHFAQVFQVAAKAGWIPDGVELTHVPFGVVQGEDGKKFKTRAGDTVKLKDLLDEAVSRARTDLEARIQTESRQETETFIQDVAEAVGIGAVKYADLSQNRTSNYIFSFDKMLALTGNTAPYMLYAYVRVQGIGRKGEIDLDNLPTDARIHLEDDSEFALARHLLQLDEVLGEVAQELYPNRLCQYLFELSQKFNQFYDRCAVLQAAEPQRTSRLLLCDLTAKTLKLGLSLLGIRVLERM; this is encoded by the coding sequence ATGAAGTCTACACTTGCACAACTTACCGCCCGGTTTGACCAGGCCCTCGTCGCTGCCTTTGGCGAAGAGTTAGCGGGCACTGACCCTATGCTAGTGCCCACCAGCAACCCCAAGTTTGGCGATTACCAGGCCAACTTAGCCATGTCGCTGGCCAAGCCGTTGAAGGGAAATCCCAGGGCGATCGCTGCTCAAATCGTCGAAAAACTTGACCTCAGCGACTTCTGTGAGCCTCCCGAAATCGCCGGCCCCGGCTTCATCAACCTGCGCTTTAAAACCGCGTATTTAGAAGATCAGCTGCGAGCCATCCAAGCCGATCCGCGCCTAGGGGTCGCCCTCGCCGAACAGCCCCAACGGGTGATTGTCGATTTCTCTAGCCCTAACATTGCCAAAGAAATGCACGTGGGCCACCTACGCTCTACCATCATTGGCGACTCCATCGCTCGGGTGCAGGAGTTCATGGGCCACAACGTGCTACGCCTCAACCACGTGGGTGACTGGGGCACCCAGTTTGGCATGCTGATTACCCATCTCACAGAAGCCTGTCCTGAGGCCCTAGAAACTGGCTCTAGGGTCGATATTGGTGACCTGGTCGCTTTCTACAAACAGGCTAAGCAACGCTTCGATGTAGACGATAACTTCAAAGCCCGCTCCCGAGAGGCTGTGGTCGATTTGCAATCGGGTAAAGATATTGCCACTAAAGCTTGGAAAGCTCTCTGTGAGCAGTCTCGTCAAGCCTTCCAAAAGCTCTACGATCGCCTCGATATTACTATCCAAGAGCGGGGCGAATCCTTCTACAACCCCCTGCTGGCCAACGTCGTCAATGACTTAGAGAGCCAAGGGCTCTTGGTCGAAGACCAGGGGGCCAAAGTAGTCTTTGTCGATGGCTTTACCAACAAAGACGGCGATCCCCTACCGCTGATCATTCAAAAAACCGACGGCGGCTATAACTACGCCACCACTGACCTGGCCGCCATTCGCTATCGCACCCAGCAGGACAGGGCTGAGCGCGTGCTCTACGTGGTAGACGCGGGCCAAGGTAACCACTTTGCCCAGGTATTTCAGGTAGCTGCCAAAGCTGGGTGGATTCCTGACGGAGTAGAGCTCACCCATGTGCCCTTTGGCGTGGTGCAGGGGGAAGACGGCAAAAAGTTTAAGACCCGCGCCGGCGATACGGTAAAACTCAAAGATTTGCTAGATGAAGCGGTCAGTCGCGCCCGCACCGACCTAGAAGCCCGCATTCAAACCGAATCACGACAAGAAACCGAGACCTTTATTCAAGACGTGGCCGAAGCCGTCGGCATCGGTGCCGTCAAGTATGCCGACCTCAGCCAAAATCGCACCAGCAACTACATCTTTAGCTTCGACAAAATGCTGGCGCTGACGGGCAACACGGCCCCCTATATGCTCTATGCCTACGTACGAGTGCAGGGCATTGGCCGCAAGGGTGAGATTGATTTAGACAACTTGCCCACCGACGCCCGCATCCATCTCGAAGACGACAGTGAGTTTGCCCTGGCCCGCCACCTGCTCCAGCTCGACGAAGTGCTCGGGGAGGTAGCACAAGAGCTCTACCCCAACCGCCTCTGCCAGTACCTGTTTGAGCTAAGCCAAAAGTTCAATCAGTTCTACGATCGCTGTGCCGTGCTTCAGGCCGCTGAACCTCAGCGTACCTCACGACTACTGCTATGCGATCTGACCGCTAAAACGCTTAAGTTGGGTCTTTCCCTCCTCGGCATTCGTGTCTTGGAACGTATGTAG
- a CDS encoding MHYT domain-containing protein yields the protein MAYAVVGHYNAGLVGLSFGVAILASYTTLSLGRQILATTGWRQWPWLIGGALAMGTGIWATHFIAMLALEMSMPVSYDLLLTVRSLVYGVLTAGVALAVVSRSGVSKLSLGAGGTIMGLAIAWMHYTGMGALEMAAQISYQWWLVALSVAVAMVASTIALGVTLRSQQSPLQGKSWSANLAVPALGIAVGGLHYTGMAGTLFQPSALPVSAMGLEANLDTRWLAVAVGLGAGVILVITLIVLKVNQRLAQRQLEEEALAHSEQRFRSLIREMGVGVLLLNANAEILISNQAARQFLGLPETSHSDLRFGQTGIICQDDGSPFLATELPVQRAICQKAPIGDVVIGVRANQTAPLRWLLVNVDPQLSALGEVERVVCTCSDITMQKQAEAAVRAVANREKTVMRIVQRMRQTLDLETIFATTTAELQQAVNCDRVWIYRFNPDWSGTVVAENLADLDAPSTLLIPGSSQQLIDQSDCSARQMQNSAFDEGYLLLEDTYLQETQAETYRQDRTYHRVNDIYSEGFDTCYLEFLEQWQVRAYVIVPIFAGNQLWGLLGIYAHHQPRTWSRHEVKTVLQVGTHLGTAVQQADLLRQTQQQAEALAIAKRAADAASQAKGEFLASMSHELRTPLNAILGFTQILHDDATLKGDHRDLIDIVNRSGNHLLELINNVLSLAKIEANKITLDEAAFDLHQILQAVEDMLQLKAEVRGIRLEVVPPPPLPYRLWADQGKLRQILINLIGNAIKFTAQGSVTVRASIQSRPMPRASDSTKTHWLEVVVQDTGVGIDPGELAQLFQPFEQTQSGRLSAEGSGLGLSLSRNFAQLMGGSITVHSRPGEGSMFTVNLPVGIVTAPLEPVSASRAIARLAPQQPTRRILVADDAAESRLLMRHWLEAVGFEVREARHGQEAIDTWRTWQPHMICLDMRMPVLDGYGVARQVRQLPGGEATIIVAVTASVFEEQRSDCIAAGCNAVLPKPLQRSVLLEHVAHSLGLTYQYVDAIEADSKSAQRAIFCRDQSRTPLTKDDFSGLSTDWLGQLHQAAQAADDRQVRQLIAQLPADYQALAQRLDCLVDDFRLDVIIDLTAVSTESISL from the coding sequence ATGGCCTACGCGGTAGTTGGTCACTACAATGCTGGCTTAGTCGGCCTATCGTTTGGTGTAGCGATTTTGGCGTCTTACACTACTTTGAGTTTGGGTCGTCAGATCTTAGCGACAACCGGTTGGCGGCAGTGGCCATGGCTCATCGGTGGTGCGTTAGCTATGGGAACAGGCATTTGGGCAACCCACTTCATTGCCATGCTAGCGCTGGAGATGTCTATGCCAGTCAGCTATGACCTACTGCTGACCGTTCGATCCTTAGTGTATGGAGTGCTGACCGCAGGGGTGGCTTTGGCGGTGGTCAGCCGTTCAGGCGTGAGTAAGTTAAGTCTGGGCGCTGGGGGTACAATTATGGGCTTGGCCATTGCCTGGATGCACTATACAGGCATGGGAGCTTTGGAGATGGCCGCTCAAATTAGCTATCAGTGGTGGTTGGTGGCGCTCTCAGTAGCCGTTGCGATGGTAGCCTCTACGATAGCCCTGGGGGTGACGCTGCGCTCTCAGCAAAGTCCTCTCCAGGGAAAGAGTTGGTCAGCCAACCTGGCCGTGCCCGCCTTGGGAATTGCCGTTGGTGGCCTGCACTACACAGGGATGGCGGGCACGCTATTTCAGCCTAGCGCGTTACCGGTATCGGCTATGGGCCTAGAGGCCAACCTGGATACGCGCTGGCTGGCCGTAGCGGTTGGGCTAGGGGCGGGCGTCATTTTGGTCATCACGCTCATCGTGTTGAAAGTGAATCAACGCCTGGCCCAGCGGCAGCTAGAGGAAGAAGCTCTAGCTCATAGCGAACAGCGGTTTCGCAGTCTAATTCGCGAGATGGGTGTGGGGGTCTTGCTGCTCAATGCCAACGCCGAAATTTTAATTAGCAACCAGGCCGCCCGACAGTTTTTGGGCCTTCCTGAAACAAGCCACTCTGATCTAAGGTTTGGTCAGACAGGCATTATTTGCCAAGACGACGGTTCGCCATTTTTGGCTACAGAGTTGCCGGTACAGCGAGCCATTTGCCAAAAAGCACCCATCGGAGACGTTGTAATTGGGGTAAGAGCTAATCAGACGGCCCCGCTGCGCTGGCTCTTGGTCAATGTTGACCCTCAACTCAGTGCGTTGGGTGAAGTAGAGCGGGTAGTGTGCACCTGTAGCGATATCACCATGCAGAAGCAGGCAGAGGCCGCTGTGCGGGCCGTAGCTAACCGCGAGAAAACGGTGATGCGGATTGTGCAGCGTATGCGCCAGACCCTCGATCTAGAAACGATTTTTGCGACGACCACTGCTGAGTTACAGCAGGCGGTCAACTGCGATCGCGTCTGGATCTATCGCTTTAACCCCGACTGGAGTGGCACAGTAGTCGCTGAAAATCTCGCTGACCTAGATGCCCCCTCCACTCTACTTATTCCTGGGAGTAGCCAACAGCTGATCGATCAATCTGACTGCAGTGCCCGTCAGATGCAAAACAGCGCCTTCGACGAGGGCTATTTGCTGTTAGAAGATACTTACCTGCAAGAAACCCAGGCCGAAACCTATCGCCAAGACCGCACCTATCATCGAGTCAACGATATCTATAGCGAAGGGTTTGACACGTGCTACCTAGAGTTTTTAGAGCAATGGCAGGTGCGGGCCTACGTCATTGTGCCAATTTTTGCCGGTAACCAGCTCTGGGGATTGCTCGGCATCTACGCCCACCACCAGCCCCGCACCTGGAGTCGTCACGAAGTCAAAACAGTGCTCCAGGTCGGTACTCACCTGGGGACGGCCGTACAGCAGGCCGATCTGTTGCGTCAAACTCAGCAACAGGCCGAGGCGCTAGCGATCGCCAAACGAGCTGCCGATGCCGCCAGCCAAGCCAAGGGCGAATTTTTAGCCAGCATGAGCCATGAACTGCGTACCCCGCTCAACGCCATTTTAGGATTCACCCAAATCTTGCACGATGACGCCACCTTAAAGGGCGACCATCGCGACTTGATCGACATTGTCAACCGCAGCGGCAACCATCTGTTAGAACTGATCAACAACGTGCTGTCGCTGGCTAAAATTGAGGCCAACAAAATCACCCTCGATGAAGCCGCCTTTGACCTGCATCAAATCCTTCAGGCCGTGGAGGACATGCTGCAACTCAAGGCTGAGGTTCGTGGCATTCGGCTTGAGGTGGTGCCGCCGCCACCATTGCCCTACCGCCTGTGGGCTGACCAGGGCAAGCTCAGACAAATTCTCATAAATTTAATTGGCAATGCGATTAAATTTACGGCCCAGGGTAGCGTCACGGTGAGGGCCAGCATCCAGAGCAGGCCCATGCCCCGCGCTAGTGACTCCACCAAAACCCACTGGCTTGAGGTGGTCGTACAAGACACTGGAGTGGGTATTGATCCAGGCGAATTAGCTCAACTATTTCAGCCCTTTGAGCAAACTCAGTCAGGCCGTCTGTCAGCTGAGGGCAGCGGGCTAGGGCTATCCCTCAGCCGTAATTTTGCTCAGCTCATGGGGGGTAGCATTACCGTCCACAGTAGGCCAGGGGAGGGGTCAATGTTTACTGTCAACCTGCCAGTCGGCATTGTTACTGCCCCCCTAGAGCCTGTATCGGCCAGTCGGGCGATCGCCCGACTGGCCCCCCAGCAACCCACCCGCCGCATCTTAGTCGCTGACGATGCGGCTGAGAGTCGTTTGCTCATGCGCCATTGGCTAGAAGCGGTGGGTTTTGAGGTGCGAGAAGCCCGCCATGGGCAAGAGGCCATAGACACCTGGCGCACTTGGCAGCCCCATATGATCTGCCTCGATATGCGCATGCCGGTGCTAGATGGCTATGGCGTAGCTCGCCAAGTACGCCAGTTGCCCGGCGGCGAGGCCACCATCATTGTGGCCGTAACCGCCAGCGTGTTTGAAGAGCAACGCTCAGACTGTATAGCGGCGGGCTGTAACGCCGTATTGCCCAAACCCCTACAGCGCTCAGTGCTCCTAGAGCACGTTGCCCACAGCCTGGGTTTGACCTATCAGTATGTCGATGCGATCGAGGCTGACTCAAAAAGCGCTCAGAGGGCTATTTTCTGCCGTGACCAAAGTCGTACTCCCCTTACCAAGGACGACTTTAGCGGCTTGTCAACCGACTGGCTTGGTCAACTTCACCAGGCCGCCCAAGCCGCCGACGATCGCCAGGTGCGCCAGCTCATCGCCCAACTCCCGGCTGATTATCAAGCGTTAGCCCAACGCTTAGACTGCCTGGTTGACGATTTTCGCCTCGATGTCATCATTGACTTGACTGCTGTTTCAACCGAATCTATCTCCCTGTAG
- the mnmH gene encoding tRNA 2-selenouridine(34) synthase MnmH, translating into MPTPLSIDDFLQGSGPILDVRSPGEYAQGHIPGAVSFPLFTDSERAQVGTCYKQVGREAAVELGFDLAGPKCGEFVRLAKSLAPDRQLRVHCWRGGMRSGGIGWILELAGFTVQSLAGGYKSYRRWVRETLAIAKPIVVLGGMTGSGKTLILQELAALGESVLDLEALANHRGSSFGALLLPPQPSTEHYENLLAAQWAAFAHHRPIWLEAESRRVGTCRIPQELFEQMEAAPAVEVVRSLDERLDLLVDIYGAASPDSLVAATERIRKRLGGDRTQAAIQHIRSGNLRGACTIILDYYDRAYRHDLERHPKSIPQVDISGLSPVASACRLLEQVQLDQAPQLNTAAGTKPYSCSQSG; encoded by the coding sequence ATGCCAACGCCCCTCAGCATTGACGATTTTTTGCAAGGCTCAGGCCCAATTCTTGACGTGCGTAGCCCTGGAGAATATGCCCAGGGCCATATTCCTGGCGCAGTCAGTTTTCCTCTCTTTACCGATTCAGAACGGGCACAGGTGGGCACCTGCTATAAGCAAGTGGGGCGCGAAGCTGCCGTGGAGCTGGGGTTTGACCTGGCTGGACCTAAGTGCGGCGAGTTTGTCCGCCTAGCGAAGTCGCTGGCTCCCGATCGCCAATTGCGAGTGCATTGCTGGCGCGGGGGTATGCGCAGTGGCGGCATCGGCTGGATTTTAGAACTGGCCGGGTTTACGGTACAGAGCTTGGCTGGAGGGTACAAATCTTACCGGCGCTGGGTGCGCGAAACCTTGGCGATCGCGAAACCGATTGTGGTGCTAGGGGGTATGACCGGCAGTGGCAAGACCCTCATTTTGCAGGAGCTAGCTGCTCTAGGCGAATCCGTACTCGATCTTGAAGCGCTGGCTAACCACCGAGGCAGCAGCTTTGGGGCCTTATTGCTGCCCCCACAGCCCTCTACAGAGCATTACGAAAACTTGCTGGCGGCGCAGTGGGCAGCCTTTGCCCACCACCGTCCGATCTGGCTAGAGGCAGAAAGCCGTCGGGTGGGCACCTGCCGCATTCCCCAGGAACTGTTTGAGCAAATGGAGGCGGCTCCGGCGGTGGAGGTGGTGCGATCGCTCGATGAACGCCTTGATCTGTTGGTAGACATCTACGGGGCTGCTTCCCCAGATAGCTTGGTAGCCGCGACAGAACGTATTCGTAAGCGGTTAGGGGGCGATCGCACCCAAGCGGCGATTCAGCATATTCGATCGGGCAACTTGCGAGGGGCCTGCACCATCATTCTCGACTACTACGATCGCGCTTACCGCCATGACCTAGAGCGTCACCCCAAGAGCATTCCTCAGGTAGATATCAGCGGTCTTTCTCCGGTGGCCAGCGCCTGTCGCTTACTAGAACAGGTACAGCTTGACCAAGCCCCTCAACTGAATACTGCTGCTGGGACTAAACCCTATAGCTGTAGCCAGTCTGGCTAA
- the purN gene encoding phosphoribosylglycinamide formyltransferase — protein MPETATAIIAPPLPTVWPQFGQPLQLGVMASGNGSNLEAIAQAIHRGDLHAEIRAVIYNNPGAKVADRARRLGLPTVLLNHRQYPSREALDKEIVETLRRHGVEWVIMAGWMRCVTSVLIDAFPRQVLNIHPSLLPSFPGLRAVDQALAAGVKLAGCTVHHVELAVDSGPVIMQAAVPVEPDDSTETLQARIQQQEHVIYPAAIALAAIA, from the coding sequence ATGCCTGAGACTGCCACTGCCATCATTGCTCCACCTTTACCGACCGTTTGGCCCCAGTTTGGGCAGCCGTTGCAGTTAGGGGTGATGGCCTCGGGCAACGGTAGCAATTTAGAGGCGATCGCCCAGGCGATCCACCGGGGCGATCTGCACGCTGAAATTCGAGCAGTGATATACAACAACCCTGGGGCCAAGGTGGCCGATCGCGCCCGTCGACTGGGGCTTCCTACCGTGCTGCTCAACCATCGCCAGTACCCCAGCCGCGAAGCCCTAGATAAAGAGATTGTCGAGACCCTACGGCGGCACGGAGTCGAGTGGGTGATTATGGCGGGCTGGATGCGCTGCGTTACCAGCGTGCTCATTGACGCCTTTCCCCGGCAAGTACTCAACATTCACCCTAGCCTGCTGCCCAGCTTTCCAGGCCTTAGGGCAGTCGATCAAGCCCTGGCAGCGGGGGTAAAACTGGCGGGCTGCACAGTGCACCATGTGGAGCTAGCCGTGGATAGCGGCCCGGTGATTATGCAGGCGGCAGTGCCGGTGGAGCCAGATGACAGTACCGAGACTCTCCAGGCTCGGATTCAGCAGCAGGAGCATGTGATCTATCCAGCGGCGATCGCCCTGGCGGCGATCGCCTAA
- a CDS encoding DUF1350 family protein, translating to MHKPKFEPVSFSWVALHPQPRGVIQFMGGAFFGSFPTLSYRHLLQELYRAGYTVVALPFRFSFRHWSIALNLLEEQRRLRKLLPGLAEQAGYESAIYEQDDRYAWLGHSLGCKYIALLELLCGVELAPDDRTLDAVIGPKQAQWLRDRLANVPTIWNQPSQLLAPDISDTTSAVPVKALAHLLDALGLGVQPTRSQTLALIDHSRLFNLTAIISFAQDTVAGSIQDPCPETSDVRWLYQHLQSKGLIHQELAGKHLEPLGVKVGPWLVDLNPLDKFLKPVGQWPTGDRVLENWHGLQTKEIVLETALAPAREPEVVAALVDP from the coding sequence ATGCATAAACCTAAATTTGAACCGGTGTCTTTTAGCTGGGTGGCGCTGCACCCGCAGCCTCGGGGAGTGATTCAGTTTATGGGAGGGGCGTTTTTTGGCTCGTTTCCCACCCTGAGCTATCGCCACCTGTTGCAAGAATTGTACCGGGCGGGCTACACCGTGGTGGCGCTGCCCTTTCGATTTAGCTTTCGCCACTGGAGCATTGCCCTGAACCTGCTGGAGGAACAGCGACGGCTACGAAAGCTACTGCCGGGGCTGGCCGAGCAAGCCGGTTACGAGAGCGCCATCTATGAACAAGACGATCGCTACGCCTGGCTAGGCCACAGTCTAGGTTGCAAGTACATTGCCCTGCTTGAGCTGCTCTGCGGGGTGGAGTTAGCCCCAGACGATCGCACGCTAGACGCCGTGATTGGCCCTAAACAGGCCCAGTGGCTGCGCGATCGCCTGGCGAATGTTCCCACAATTTGGAATCAGCCCAGCCAGCTGCTGGCCCCCGATATTAGCGATACCACCAGCGCCGTGCCCGTCAAAGCCCTGGCACACCTGCTCGATGCTCTGGGGTTGGGGGTACAACCGACGCGATCGCAGACCCTGGCCCTGATCGATCACAGCCGTCTGTTCAACCTGACAGCGATAATTTCCTTTGCCCAAGACACGGTGGCAGGCAGTATTCAAGACCCCTGCCCAGAGACCAGCGACGTGCGTTGGCTCTACCAGCACCTACAATCTAAAGGGCTCATTCACCAAGAGCTGGCGGGCAAGCATTTGGAGCCTTTGGGGGTAAAGGTTGGCCCTTGGCTGGTTGATCTCAACCCGCTAGACAAATTTCTTAAGCCCGTAGGCCAGTGGCCTACGGGTGACCGGGTGCTAGAGAACTGGCATGGCCTGCAAACCAAGGAAATTGTCTTAGAGACAGCTCTTGCCCCTGCCCGCGAGCCCGAGGTAGTCGCCGCCTTAGTAGACCCCTAG
- a CDS encoding cupin domain-containing protein has protein sequence MTSSQTPGPLLTDSAIAALPEAIVVHPLNPRAIRHSKALGDAVGFQHLGIHRVRIEPGHDSTQYHRHQAEEEFLYILSGRGVAEIGESTVEVGPGDFMGFAAGGLAHSLSNPFEEDLVYLVGGLRLDFDICDYPKVKTRLYRRGEQREYEVLDA, from the coding sequence ATGACTAGCTCACAAACACCTGGGCCGTTGTTGACAGACAGCGCGATCGCAGCCTTGCCCGAAGCGATCGTTGTCCATCCTCTCAATCCTAGGGCAATCCGCCACAGCAAAGCTTTGGGCGACGCAGTAGGATTCCAGCACCTCGGTATTCACCGAGTACGGATAGAACCAGGACATGACTCTACCCAGTACCACCGCCACCAAGCCGAAGAAGAGTTTTTGTACATTCTCTCGGGTCGGGGAGTGGCAGAAATCGGTGAAAGCACGGTTGAGGTTGGCCCCGGCGATTTTATGGGCTTTGCGGCTGGTGGCCTAGCCCACAGTCTGAGCAATCCGTTTGAGGAAGATCTAGTTTACCTGGTCGGCGGCCTGCGGCTGGATTTTGATATCTGTGACTACCCCAAGGTGAAGACTCGCCTCTACCGCCGGGGCGAGCAACGGGAGTATGAGGTGCTAGACGCATGA
- the leuC gene encoding 3-isopropylmalate dehydratase large subunit, translated as MSKGTLFDKVWDLHTVGTLPSGQTQLFIGLHLVHEVTSPQAFAMVRERQLTVMYPDRTVATVDHIVPTESQARPFADPLAEAMMQALEQNCQAHGIRFYNIGSGSQGIVHVIAPEQGLTQPGMTIACGDSHTSTHGAFGAIAFGIGTSQVRDVLASQTLALGKLKVRRIEVNGALPAGVYAKDVVLHIIRKLGVKGGVGYAYEYAGTAIEAMSMEERMTLCNMAIEGGARCGYVNPDQTTYDYLNGRDFAPKGEAWDQAVTWWDTLRSDTDAEYDDVVVFDAAAIAPTVTWGITPGQGIAINETLPTPDSLPDEEQVLAQDAFAYMDFAPGQSLKGTAIDVCFIGSCTNGRISDLREAAKVAQGRTVAEGVKAFVVPGSERVKQQAEAEGLDQIFTAAGFEWREAGCSMCLAMNPDKLQGRQISASSSNRNFKGRQGSASGRTLLMSPAMVAAAAVAGQVTDVREYLPIA; from the coding sequence ATGAGTAAGGGTACGCTGTTCGACAAAGTTTGGGATCTACACACCGTAGGTACGCTACCTTCGGGGCAGACCCAGCTATTCATTGGGTTGCACCTGGTGCATGAAGTCACCAGTCCTCAAGCCTTTGCCATGGTGCGCGAGCGCCAGCTGACGGTCATGTACCCAGATCGCACGGTAGCCACTGTCGATCACATTGTGCCTACCGAGAGCCAGGCCCGCCCCTTTGCTGACCCCTTGGCCGAAGCCATGATGCAAGCGCTGGAGCAAAATTGCCAAGCGCATGGCATTCGGTTCTACAACATTGGCTCGGGCAGTCAGGGCATTGTGCACGTGATTGCGCCAGAGCAAGGGCTGACCCAGCCGGGCATGACCATTGCCTGTGGGGATAGCCACACCTCTACCCATGGAGCCTTTGGGGCGATCGCCTTTGGCATTGGCACCAGCCAGGTGCGCGATGTGCTAGCCTCTCAAACCCTGGCCCTCGGCAAGCTCAAGGTGCGCCGCATTGAGGTCAATGGCGCTCTGCCCGCCGGAGTCTATGCCAAAGACGTGGTGCTGCACATTATTCGCAAGCTGGGGGTCAAAGGCGGCGTGGGCTATGCCTACGAGTATGCCGGCACTGCGATCGAAGCCATGTCGATGGAAGAGCGCATGACCCTCTGCAATATGGCGATCGAAGGGGGAGCCCGCTGCGGCTACGTCAACCCCGATCAAACCACCTACGACTACTTAAACGGACGCGACTTTGCCCCCAAAGGCGAGGCCTGGGACCAAGCTGTGACCTGGTGGGATACCCTACGCAGCGACACCGACGCCGAGTACGACGACGTAGTGGTGTTTGACGCCGCTGCCATTGCCCCTACGGTGACCTGGGGCATTACCCCCGGCCAGGGAATCGCCATCAACGAAACCTTGCCGACCCCCGACAGCCTGCCCGACGAAGAGCAAGTATTGGCCCAAGACGCCTTCGCCTATATGGATTTTGCCCCTGGCCAAAGCCTGAAGGGCACTGCTATTGACGTATGTTTTATCGGTAGCTGCACCAATGGACGCATTAGCGACCTGCGAGAGGCGGCCAAAGTGGCCCAGGGCCGTACCGTGGCCGAAGGGGTAAAAGCGTTTGTGGTGCCTGGGTCTGAACGGGTGAAACAGCAGGCTGAAGCCGAAGGCCTCGACCAAATCTTCACCGCTGCTGGCTTTGAGTGGCGAGAGGCGGGCTGCTCAATGTGTTTGGCCATGAACCCCGACAAGCTTCAGGGGCGGCAGATCAGTGCCTCGTCATCGAATCGCAACTTTAAGGGGCGGCAGGGGTCGGCCTCGGGGCGTACCCTGCTGATGAGCCCGGCTATGGTGGCGGCGGCGGCGGTGGCGGGCCAGGTCACCGATGTGCGTGAGTACCTACCGATCGCCTAG
- a CDS encoding Crp/Fnr family transcriptional regulator translates to MSVTATSTARNAAIAPRSHQTFIQLLEQLYRERALLPYAAGRPLPLRDNEILVICRGIVQLFTLQQDGSETLLGLVGPSMPLGLPLTIVDPYWATALTDVDVLALPMAEIESSSVLMAGMFRNVTLRMQQAEAWLALSGKRLVADRLKHFLLLLAKDFGQVEPSGIRIPIRLTHHQLAAAIGTTRVTVTRLLKDFKSEGWLTIDQRQVVLQLDPRFPANQLLAPLARP, encoded by the coding sequence GTGTCTGTAACCGCAACCTCTACGGCCCGCAATGCGGCGATCGCCCCCCGCAGCCACCAGACCTTCATTCAACTGCTAGAGCAGCTATATCGAGAACGGGCGCTCTTGCCCTATGCAGCAGGCCGGCCGCTGCCCCTACGAGACAACGAGATTTTGGTGATTTGTCGAGGCATCGTGCAGCTCTTCACCCTGCAACAAGACGGCAGCGAAACCCTGCTGGGCTTAGTTGGCCCCTCCATGCCCCTGGGCTTGCCGCTCACTATCGTTGACCCCTACTGGGCCACCGCCCTTACCGATGTCGATGTGCTGGCGCTACCGATGGCTGAGATTGAGAGTTCGTCGGTGCTGATGGCGGGCATGTTTCGCAATGTCACCCTGCGGATGCAGCAGGCGGAGGCGTGGCTGGCCCTCTCGGGTAAGCGGCTGGTGGCCGATCGCCTGAAGCACTTTTTGCTGTTGCTAGCTAAAGATTTTGGCCAGGTAGAACCCAGCGGCATTCGCATTCCCATTCGGTTAACCCATCACCAGCTGGCAGCGGCCATTGGGACTACCCGCGTCACCGTCACTCGGCTGCTCAAGGACTTCAAATCCGAGGGGTGGCTGACCATCGACCAGCGCCAGGTGGTGCTTCAGCTAGACCCTCGGTTTCCAGCCAACCAGCTGCTCGCCCCCCTGGCTCGGCCCTAG